The Polyangium mundeleinium genome contains the following window.
GGTAGTACCCCTCCACCTCGATGGGTTTTTCCCCGCGCGGCAAGGTCTCCCAGCCGGGCTTGCGCATTGCCGAGCGGCTCCCGTCGCCGTGCGCGCCTTCGAGCACCATGATCGCATACGCCTGCGTCTCGTACGGCTCGTTTTTTTCGACGTTCGGCACGCCCAGCACCTCGTTTTTCCCGTCCCCGTCGAGGTCGACCACGTTCGGCGGCGACGCCGTCCACTGGAGCCACTCGGCGAAGGACGGGTGCGGCCACTCGCCCGTGTGCAAATTGTAATGGTCCGCCTCCACCTTCGGATCGGCCCAACGGATGAACTGGCCCCAGGTCAGGCGCTGGCCCTCGAATTCGTTCGCGCGGTTCGTGAAGAACGGCGCGGCGTCGATCGCCACGCCATCGTGGTCGAACGCCTGGATGTGGTGGTTGTCGTAGGTCGCGAGCACCTCGAGGTCCGGGTCGTCGTCGATGTTCCCGACCGCCACGTTGAGCCCGTAGCAGCCGTACCCGGAATGCCCCATGCCATTGCGATCCGCGTCATTCCCGGCGCCCGCGAGGCTATTGTAGCGCGGCCACGCCGGAAACCCGAGCCCCGCGGGCTGGTGGAGCGACCCGTCGGCGCGGAACACGAAGACCTGCGCCCCGCCGTCCTCCGTGCTCGCGGTTTGCGTCGTCGTCACCACGATCTCGAGCACGCCGTCGCCGTCGAGGTCACCTGCGGCCATGCCGCGCACCTCGGGCGCGTTGTTCGCGGTCGTCGTGCTCGCGGGGAAACCAGCCTTCGGCACGAGCGTCTTGTCCTTCCACTCGTACGCCCAGACCTCGTGATCGCTGCCGTAGACGATGTCGACGAGCCCGTCGCCTTCGAGATCGGCGACGATGTGCGGGGCGTACACGCGCCCCTCGCCGCCCTCGGCCTTCGCGAGCACGTTGCCCTCCGCGTCGTGGACGAAGACCGAAGAATAGGCCGCGATGAGCTCGCGTTTTCCGTCGCCGTCGAGGTCGCGCACGACGGGCGAGGCGAACCAGCTCGTCTCGCCGCCGAGCGTCATTTTGTATT
Protein-coding sequences here:
- a CDS encoding FG-GAP repeat domain-containing protein, which gives rise to MTHIRSFHHAMSGWGKPLLSLLLASGLSLAAASCGESEGRPGGRTGGSTTGGTRNTTCEKGESKGEVAAPEYKMTLGGETSWFASPVVRDLDGDGKRELIAAYSSVFVHDAEGNVLAKAEGGEGRVYAPHIVADLEGDGLVDIVYGSDHEVWAYEWKDKTLVPKAGFPASTTTANNAPEVRGMAAGDLDGDGVLEIVVTTTQTASTEDGGAQVFVFRADGSLHQPAGLGFPAWPRYNSLAGAGNDADRNGMGHSGYGCYGLNVAVGNIDDDPDLEVLATYDNHHIQAFDHDGVAIDAAPFFTNRANEFEGQRLTWGQFIRWADPKVEADHYNLHTGEWPHPSFAEWLQWTASPPNVVDLDGDGKNEVLGVPNVEKNEPYETQAYAIMVLEGAHGDGSRSAMRKPGWETLPRGEKPIEVEGYYPPGGVPAATTVNIQGDDKPEIVAPFNDGFVYAFGADAKQIWRFNYTHGKSIMFATEVTVADLNQDGSPELMFATYGDPNVLDSGYLVVLGADGTLLHDVPLHNTGEQNGNGNGAPAAPAIGDLDGDGQVEIFVQTFEHGLDVFTVPGSAENCLLWSTARGGPLRMGQPNGD